A genome region from Streptomyces sp. NBC_01296 includes the following:
- a CDS encoding Crp/Fnr family transcriptional regulator: MSLIEQEQPLLHGLRPQDRAALLALGVPRRYEPGAVILSERATTSHVVAITGGWAVVSVTTERGNRLLLALRGAGELVGELAAMDLRPRSAKHDLAASVGSTREAVAKALRLLRERGIVRTGSRRLVVTDLEPLRLLADGGPPASRPGV, translated from the coding sequence GTGAGTCTCATCGAACAGGAGCAGCCCCTGCTCCACGGGTTACGCCCGCAGGACCGGGCAGCGCTGCTGGCCCTCGGCGTACCGCGCCGCTACGAGCCCGGTGCGGTCATCCTGTCGGAACGCGCCACCACCTCCCACGTCGTGGCGATCACCGGCGGCTGGGCGGTGGTGTCCGTGACCACCGAGCGCGGCAACCGCCTGCTCCTCGCCCTGCGCGGCGCAGGGGAGTTGGTGGGCGAGCTGGCCGCCATGGACCTGCGGCCACGCAGCGCCAAGCACGACCTGGCCGCGTCCGTGGGCTCGACCCGCGAGGCGGTGGCCAAGGCCCTGCGCCTGCTGCGCGAGCGGGGCATCGTCCGCACCGGCTCCCGCCGGCTGGTCGTCACCGACCTCGAACCGCTGCGGCTGCTCGCCGACGGCGGCCCGCCCGCATCGCGGCCGGGTGTGTAA
- a CDS encoding LecA/PA-IL family lectin has translation MEDGRRPTRPQHHSEADRAQPARIIVAGESAGDRATLRGRSAGARNPIGDGALVVFCRWSGDALDIVVTQGDTMTTESNQPGGVTMGDFNIVAVPAKVEGGVKSGVMVRRDDVFTISGSGRAEYDQTPRVTYPDGTRYINDKFAGAHVAATVLPGVPVGTLIARVGTGPWFAAGCCQTFCAQEDGEITVAYNDRAGMYGDNSGEYTALIENHGKPS, from the coding sequence ATGGAGGATGGTCGCCGACCGACCCGGCCGCAGCACCACAGTGAGGCCGACCGTGCGCAACCGGCTCGCATCATCGTGGCGGGCGAGAGTGCCGGTGATCGCGCAACGCTGCGGGGCCGGAGTGCCGGGGCGCGCAACCCGATCGGCGACGGCGCGCTCGTCGTCTTCTGCCGGTGGTCCGGCGATGCGCTTGACATCGTCGTCACTCAAGGTGACACAATGACTACCGAAAGTAACCAACCAGGAGGTGTCACCATGGGTGATTTCAATATCGTCGCCGTGCCCGCGAAGGTTGAGGGCGGGGTGAAGTCCGGCGTGATGGTACGGCGCGACGACGTCTTCACCATCTCGGGAAGCGGGCGGGCAGAGTACGACCAGACCCCGCGCGTGACGTACCCCGACGGGACCCGATACATCAACGACAAGTTCGCCGGAGCGCACGTGGCGGCCACCGTCCTTCCCGGAGTGCCGGTGGGGACACTGATCGCCCGCGTCGGTACGGGCCCGTGGTTCGCAGCCGGCTGCTGCCAGACCTTCTGCGCCCAAGAGGACGGCGAAATCACCGTCGCATACAACGACCGCGCCGGAATGTACGGCGACAACTCCGGTGAATACACCGCACTGATCGAGAACCACGGCAAGCCCTCGTAA
- a CDS encoding copper resistance CopC/CopD family protein: MPSGSSLARKFAAVLSLVAALCALVLGGAGPALAHAGLSGSDPADGAVLDAAPKQVTLTFTESVSFLDGSLRVLSPADDRVSPRPAHHADGRANTAQVPLEENLAQGTYTVAWRVVSADGHPISGALVFSVGKPSGTTAVPAKTSPDDTAASRLYGFFRYVAYSGLALLVGAAAFVLVCWPGASGIRPLRRLLVVGWATLLASTVALLLLRSPYEAGGPLSSAFDPSLLGRTLAGRPGIALTARLVLLVLAALFWRQTRVRLGVRLRLVAGPALALGLALTWAGAEHASAGIQVPLAIPVAVLHLVAMAVWLGGLITLLSALRHRGPDGPEVPASAISRFSALAFGAVVVLVGTGVYQSWRQVGSWTALTTTSYGRTLGLKVAAVVLMLCVAALSRRWTGRLVGGAAPSATEPAAVELEQVRVPQTVGAPSAPEGTGPGGKEVASGRSGPGDDVEQPVFDAERYRRRLRRTVGAEAAVGAVVLVLSTLLTGSQPSRAAATTAPGQEPAVKVVTLPFDMGTAKHRGTVQITLAPGHVGENTVEAVVFTPDGGISSVPELRLALTQRDREIGPLDAKLENRKGYWATYDLRLPMAGTWNLDVTIRTTDIDQVTVSTTLRVTP; this comes from the coding sequence TCAAGCCTCGCAAGGAAGTTCGCGGCGGTCCTGTCGCTCGTCGCCGCCCTGTGCGCCCTGGTCCTCGGCGGGGCCGGCCCCGCCCTCGCGCATGCCGGGCTCAGCGGCTCCGACCCTGCGGACGGCGCCGTCCTCGACGCAGCGCCGAAGCAGGTCACCCTCACGTTCACCGAATCGGTGAGCTTCCTCGACGGGTCCCTGCGCGTGCTGTCGCCCGCCGATGACCGCGTGAGCCCGCGCCCGGCACACCATGCGGACGGCCGGGCGAACACGGCCCAGGTGCCGCTGGAGGAGAACTTGGCCCAGGGCACGTACACGGTGGCCTGGCGGGTGGTCTCCGCCGACGGTCACCCGATCTCCGGCGCGCTCGTCTTCTCCGTCGGGAAGCCGTCCGGGACCACCGCGGTGCCGGCGAAGACCTCCCCGGACGACACGGCGGCCAGCCGCCTGTACGGGTTCTTCCGCTACGTCGCCTACAGCGGCCTGGCGCTGCTCGTCGGAGCCGCGGCGTTCGTCCTCGTCTGCTGGCCGGGCGCGAGCGGGATCCGTCCGCTGCGCCGACTGCTGGTCGTCGGCTGGGCGACGCTGCTGGCGTCGACGGTGGCCCTGTTGCTGCTGCGCAGCCCGTACGAGGCGGGCGGCCCCCTGTCGTCGGCGTTCGACCCGTCCCTGCTGGGCCGGACGCTCGCGGGGCGACCGGGGATCGCCCTGACCGCTCGGCTCGTACTGCTCGTGCTCGCCGCCCTGTTCTGGCGGCAGACGCGCGTACGACTCGGTGTCCGTCTCCGGCTCGTCGCCGGGCCGGCCCTCGCCCTGGGCCTGGCGCTCACCTGGGCCGGCGCCGAGCACGCGTCCGCCGGCATCCAGGTGCCGCTCGCCATCCCCGTCGCCGTGCTGCACCTGGTGGCGATGGCCGTGTGGCTGGGCGGGCTGATCACCCTGTTGAGCGCCCTGCGCCACCGCGGGCCCGACGGCCCTGAGGTCCCGGCTTCCGCGATCTCGCGCTTCTCTGCGCTGGCCTTCGGCGCCGTGGTCGTTCTGGTCGGCACCGGGGTCTACCAGTCATGGCGGCAGGTGGGCTCCTGGACGGCCCTCACCACCACCTCGTACGGGAGGACCCTGGGCCTCAAAGTCGCCGCGGTGGTTCTGATGCTGTGCGTGGCGGCTCTCTCCCGACGGTGGACCGGCCGCCTGGTGGGCGGGGCGGCGCCGAGCGCGACGGAGCCGGCTGCCGTCGAACTCGAGCAGGTGCGTGTCCCGCAGACCGTCGGCGCGCCGAGTGCGCCGGAGGGAACCGGGCCGGGCGGCAAGGAGGTCGCGTCCGGTCGAAGCGGGCCGGGCGACGACGTCGAGCAGCCGGTCTTCGACGCCGAAAGGTACCGGCGCCGGTTGCGCCGCACCGTGGGTGCCGAGGCCGCCGTCGGCGCCGTCGTCCTGGTGCTCTCCACCCTGCTCACGGGCAGCCAGCCGAGCCGCGCCGCCGCCACCACGGCACCCGGGCAGGAACCGGCGGTGAAAGTGGTCACGCTCCCGTTCGACATGGGGACGGCGAAACATCGCGGCACGGTGCAGATCACTCTGGCGCCGGGCCACGTCGGCGAGAACACGGTGGAAGCGGTGGTGTTCACGCCGGACGGCGGCATCTCCAGCGTCCCCGAGCTACGGCTCGCCCTCACCCAGCGCGACCGGGAAATCGGCCCGCTCGACGCCAAGCTCGAGAACCGGAAGGGCTATTGGGCCACGTACGACCTGAGGCTGCCGATGGCCGGCACGTGGAACCTGGACGTCACGATTCGCACCACCGACATCGACCAGGTCACCGTGAGCACGACGCTGCGCGTCACGCCGTGA
- a CDS encoding FAD-dependent monooxygenase, whose amino-acid sequence MNERILISGAGIAGLTLAYWLARHGLRPTIVERAPELRTGGNGVDVRDDAVTVAERMGLMNRIRELATDVNGMKFVDAADRAVARISIRETASVEIMRGDLVALLREAADDVEIRFGDSIRALKQDAHGVTVAFERAPVRRFDLVIGADGMHSNLRRLAFGPEERFVRHKDHYFAFANADGRLGEDRWVTMFNTPGKMTGIYRSGTHTQAKAYFIFRSERLNCDHRDIAEHKRLVAEAFADQPWQPTRGLLEAALADPDFYFDALGQVRMDSWSNGRTALIGDAAWCASPASGAGAELALVGAYRLAGELAAAGGDHRVAFARYDAVHRPLVDRKQQIGPNLRLMVPRTEGGRRVRDALVRLPLMKAVGGIERRLQSRAAETLPVYRRAA is encoded by the coding sequence ATGAACGAGCGGATCCTGATCTCCGGAGCCGGCATCGCCGGACTCACCCTGGCCTATTGGCTGGCCCGGCACGGCTTGCGGCCCACCATCGTTGAACGCGCCCCCGAGCTGCGCACCGGAGGCAACGGGGTGGACGTGCGCGACGACGCGGTCACCGTGGCCGAGCGAATGGGCCTCATGAACCGCATCCGCGAACTGGCCACCGACGTGAACGGCATGAAGTTCGTCGACGCCGCCGACCGCGCCGTCGCTCGGATCAGCATCCGCGAGACTGCCTCGGTCGAGATCATGCGGGGCGACCTGGTCGCATTGCTGCGCGAAGCGGCCGATGACGTGGAGATCCGATTCGGTGACTCGATCCGGGCCCTGAAGCAGGACGCCCACGGTGTGACGGTCGCCTTCGAGCGCGCTCCCGTCCGCCGCTTCGACCTGGTGATCGGCGCCGATGGAATGCACTCCAACCTGCGGCGGCTCGCCTTCGGCCCCGAGGAGCGGTTCGTCCGGCACAAGGACCACTACTTCGCCTTCGCCAACGCCGACGGCAGGCTGGGCGAGGACCGCTGGGTGACGATGTTCAACACGCCAGGCAAGATGACGGGGATCTACCGGTCGGGCACCCACACCCAGGCCAAGGCCTACTTCATCTTCCGTTCCGAGCGGCTGAACTGCGACCACCGCGACATCGCCGAGCACAAGAGGCTGGTCGCCGAGGCATTCGCCGACCAGCCGTGGCAGCCCACCCGGGGCTTGCTGGAAGCGGCCCTGGCCGACCCCGACTTCTACTTCGACGCCCTTGGCCAGGTACGGATGGACTCCTGGTCCAACGGCCGCACAGCGCTGATCGGTGACGCCGCCTGGTGCGCTTCCCCGGCCTCGGGCGCCGGCGCCGAACTGGCCCTGGTCGGGGCGTACCGGCTGGCGGGGGAGCTGGCCGCGGCAGGCGGCGACCACCGGGTCGCCTTCGCCCGCTACGACGCCGTCCATCGGCCTCTGGTCGACCGCAAGCAGCAGATCGGCCCGAACCTGCGCCTCATGGTGCCCAGGACCGAGGGCGGCCGGCGCGTGCGCGACGCTCTGGTCCGGCTGCCACTCATGAAGGCTGTCGGAGGGATCGAACGCCGCCTGCAGTCCCGCGCCGCCGAAACCCTGCCTGTCTACCGCCGTGCCGCGTGA
- a CDS encoding YncE family protein, whose translation MSTLDPHRRYSVLAGLSGRCAVRFTLAVLLALAGVLMPPWAVAPSAVAAGPVFISVGVRPLGVAVTPDGRHVYVTDSALSRVFVVDTATGKAVGRVHVGSSPSGVAVTPDGRRVYVTNAGSDEVSVIDTATDEVVASVHVGDFPFGVAVTPDGRRVYVTNAGSDDVSVIDTTRNEVVGSPLRVGSTPVDVAVAPDGHHAYVTNAGFGSPTPVSVIDTSTGVVVGLPVSVGNFPFAVAVTPDGHHAYVSDRTGTVSVIDTGTGKVTGAPIPVGLEPADVAVSPDGRRAYVTSVQPGKVSVIDTSTGKVTGTALSLDMGVSVDRVAVSPDGHHAYVTVSSGGVLAVLDL comes from the coding sequence ATGAGCACCCTCGATCCCCACCGCCGGTACTCGGTCCTTGCGGGCCTGTCCGGGCGCTGTGCGGTCCGGTTCACGCTGGCGGTCCTGCTCGCGCTGGCCGGCGTGCTGATGCCGCCGTGGGCAGTCGCCCCGAGTGCGGTGGCCGCCGGCCCCGTCTTCATCAGCGTCGGCGTCAGGCCGCTGGGCGTCGCCGTCACGCCGGACGGCCGCCACGTCTACGTCACGGACTCAGCGCTGTCCAGGGTGTTCGTGGTCGACACGGCGACCGGCAAGGCGGTCGGCCGCGTGCACGTCGGCAGCTCTCCCTCCGGCGTGGCGGTCACGCCCGACGGCCGTCGTGTCTACGTCACCAATGCCGGATCGGACGAGGTGTCCGTGATCGACACCGCGACCGACGAGGTCGTCGCCAGCGTGCATGTCGGCGACTTCCCCTTCGGGGTGGCGGTCACGCCCGACGGCCGTCGTGTCTACGTCACCAATGCCGGATCGGACGATGTGTCCGTGATCGACACGACGCGCAACGAGGTCGTCGGCAGCCCGCTGCGCGTCGGCAGCACCCCGGTCGACGTGGCGGTCGCGCCCGACGGCCACCATGCCTACGTCACCAACGCCGGCTTCGGTTCTCCCACTCCCGTTTCGGTGATCGACACCAGCACCGGCGTCGTCGTCGGCCTGCCCGTCTCCGTCGGCAACTTCCCGTTCGCGGTGGCGGTGACGCCCGACGGGCACCACGCCTACGTCAGCGACCGGACAGGTACCGTCTCCGTGATCGACACGGGGACCGGCAAGGTCACCGGCGCGCCCATCCCCGTCGGCCTCGAACCGGCCGATGTCGCCGTTTCCCCCGACGGCCGCCGCGCCTACGTCACCAGCGTGCAACCGGGGAAGGTGTCCGTGATCGACACGAGCACGGGAAAGGTGACCGGCACCGCCCTCTCCCTCGACATGGGCGTCTCCGTGGACCGCGTCGCGGTGAGCCCCGACGGCCACCACGCCTACGTCACCGTCTCCTCCGGCGGCGTGCTGGCGGTGCTCGACCTCTGA
- a CDS encoding transglycosylase SLT domain-containing protein: MWRSSLFPSEGSSVSHAVIRRIAASKKTLAGAVVALGVAGSMLATVPAQAAPTSAKAIAQQMIKDPAQFAAFNNIVSRESGWNHTATNASSGAYGLVQALPASKMASAGADWKTNPATQIKWGLDYMNSRYGSPVGAWDFWQTHHWY; the protein is encoded by the coding sequence ATGTGGCGATCGTCCTTGTTCCCGTCGGAAGGTTCGTCCGTGTCCCACGCTGTCATCCGCCGCATCGCCGCTTCGAAGAAGACCCTCGCGGGTGCCGTCGTCGCCCTCGGTGTCGCCGGTTCCATGCTTGCCACGGTTCCCGCCCAGGCGGCCCCGACGAGCGCGAAGGCGATCGCCCAGCAGATGATCAAGGACCCGGCGCAGTTCGCGGCGTTCAACAACATCGTTTCGCGTGAGAGCGGCTGGAACCACACGGCCACGAACGCCTCCTCGGGTGCCTATGGCCTGGTCCAGGCGCTGCCGGCCTCGAAGATGGCTTCGGCGGGTGCGGACTGGAAGACCAACCCGGCCACCCAGATCAAGTGGGGCCTGGACTACATGAACTCCCGCTACGGCAGCCCCGTCGGCGCCTGGGACTTCTGGCAGACCCACCACTGGTACTAA